In Parasteatoda tepidariorum isolate YZ-2023 chromosome 2, CAS_Ptep_4.0, whole genome shotgun sequence, one DNA window encodes the following:
- the LOC107440335 gene encoding eukaryotic translation initiation factor 4 gamma 1 isoform X1: MSGIVNGSKVLDFTEDIKLHEAEEPWKPSFKLKRSSEANYGTSVEKKLKCNALSILNKITPEKFELLLKQLEKLDFKDEQASNVLICLIYEKAVREPIYNKTYVKMCKFLAPIKISSSNFIAMDFHSLFVRKCLKEFENALQDQRKFTDSLDSYDLEKLKEEMWEEQYKIKFRLLGNVKLLGELFNQNMLLESDVQNCLKRLCSEGGEVLLEALCLMLKTVGKKLLKCNNPVYISEREDIFQKMQNIVDKHLASTRIRFMILDVIDLKENNWILRREEIIPKTIKEIHSEALLEGGDNVQRNRISHSKQNNTDPVETRSKHLIEDFLENKDLEPVCQYVSSLLPNRVIDFINSSFCLVLEGNPQNRDSVGELIFQLVKKKFVKIDQFRDGFSGVVEKCKNLAVDTPLVWNNVGEIVYPLVKNDQKNLHILKILLEPHISSDTLEKVVSGVFHCIVAKEGSHKAKLLWDELKQELDEVISNRLNIDDILI, from the exons ATGTCTGGAATTGTAAATGGATCAAAG GTACTTGATTTTACTGAAGATATAAAGCTCCATGAAGCAGAGGAGCCATGGAAaccatcttttaaattaaaacgatCAAGTGAAGCTAATTATGGAACATCA gttgaaaagaaattaaagtgcAATGCTTTAAgcatattgaataaaattacacCTGAAAAATTTGAGTTACTTCTGAAACAACTGGAAAAATTGGACTTTAAGGATGAACAAGCATCAAATGTtcttatttgtttgatttatgAAAAAGCTGTAAGGGAGCCTATATATAATAAAACCTATGTCAAAATGTGCAAATTCCTGGCACCA attaaaatttcttcatcaaATTTCATAGCAATGGACtttcattctttatttgtaCGAAAATGCCTCAAAGAATTTGAAAACGCTTTGCAGGatcaaagaaaatttacagACAGTTTGGATTCTTAT gATCTGGAAAAGCTTAAGGAAGAAATGTGGGAAGAGCAGTATAAAATCAAGTTTAGGCTTTTAGGAAATGTTAA GCTTTTAGGAGAactttttaaccaaaatatgtTACTTGAGTCAGATGTGCAAAATTGTCTTAAAAGGCTGTGCAGTGAGGGGGGTGAGGTGTTGCTGGAAGCTTTATGTCTTATGTTGAAAACAGTTGGGAAAAAACTGCTTAAATGCAATAACCCAGTTTATATCAGTGAA AGAGAAGACATCTTCCAAAAAATGCAGAATATAGTTGATAAACATTTGGCTAGCACTAGAATCAGATTCATGATACTAGATGTTATTGATTTGAAAGAG AATAACTGGATTTTAAGAAGAGAGGAAATCAttccaaaaacaataaaagaaatacatagTGAAGCTCTGCTTGAAGGAGGTGATAATGTTCAACGTAACAGAATTTCCCatagcaaacaaaataatacag ACCCGGTCGAAACAAGAAGCAAGCACCTTATAGAAGACTTCTTAGAAAACAAAGATCTTgaa ccaGTATGTCAGTATGTGAGCTCATTGCTTCCTAACAGAGTGATTGATTTCATAAATTCCTCTTTTTGCTTAGTTCTGGAAGGAAATCCTCAAAATAGAGATTCAGTTGGCGAATTGATATTTCAAttagtgaaaaagaaatttgttaaaattgatcAGTTCAGAGATGG gtTTTCAGGTGTtgttgaaaaatgcaaaaatcttGCTGTAGACACTCCTTTAGTATGGAATAATGTGGGTGAAATTGTCTATCCACTGGTAAAGAATGATCAGAAAAaccttcatattttaaaaattttgctagaaCCACACATATCCTCTGACACTCTTGAGAAAGTGGTATCTGGGGTATTCCATTGCATTGTTGCCAAAGAG